Below is a genomic region from Granulibacter bethesdensis CGDNIH1.
TTCCCGAGCTTGCAAGATGCGGAAGCGTGGAACAGGTTCGAGGGTTCCCGCACCGAACTGATGCAGGCGCTGCTGCAAACCGGGCTACCGGCGCAACGCTACGCCGCTGAAGCCGCCCGCAAGAATTGACGTTCGTCATCCGAGGAGAATAACTATGCCGATGTGGCAAATCTATCATCCGGAATCTGTCTTTTCCGAATCCGACAAGCAGGAACTGGCTGGGAAAATCACGGCGATCTACGAGAGTTTCTTGCCGCGCTTTTATGTGAACGTCTTTTTTCATTCGATCCCGAAAGACGGCCTTTTCATTGGCGGCGAGGTGGCGAACGATTTTGTCCGCGTCACGATCGATCATATCGCGCGCTCGATCGACGATCCGGAAATGCAGCATCAATTCCTAGTCGGCTGTTCGGGGGTGCTCGAGCCCTATGTCGCCGGGCGTGGCTATCGCTGGGAATTGCACGTCGATGACACACCCTTCGATTTGTGGATGATCAACGGCCTGAAACCGC
It encodes:
- a CDS encoding tautomerase family protein, which gives rise to MPMWQIYHPESVFSESDKQELAGKITAIYESFLPRFYVNVFFHSIPKDGLFIGGEVANDFVRVTIDHIARSIDDPEMQHQFLVGCSGVLEPYVAGRGYRWELHVDDTPFDLWMINGLKPPHPGTPAELKWRSENRPSTY